The DNA sequence GCCTGAGCAACTTACGCCCAATTTAACGGTCTCTTAATGGTACATAAGTTTACCGGATTGCGGCTAAGATAATCTGCATGGGacaaaaaacaaccttttctATATTCTAGGTTAGAACCGAATTCTTGGAGGTATACCCACCACCGAGCCACCCTTGGCAACAAGTCTCTCTTACGTTGGGTAAATTTTAACGCGTTACAGTCAGTAACCACGATGAAGTGTGCAACCACGAGATAATGCCTGAAATACTCTAATGCCTTAATCACTGCCAGCGTCTTCAGTTCGTACGAGTGCTACTTCCTTTCAGCTCCCTGAGTGAGTCTACTACAATAAGACAGTACTCGTTTACGATTTCCCTTATGCACTCTCATCATGACGACTCCGTAACCAATCGAGCTCGCATCTGTGTAGTATTTCTATTGGCAGCGTAGGATCATAAATGGCGAGTACTGGCTCACTTGTAAGACAATCTATGATGTAGTCACGAGCGGCCTGTTTTTCAGCACCtcaatgaaagttaatttttagtaagtgCCGCTATGCAAGCAGCCCTATGGGCAAACCCAACTATATACCGCCTAAAATAGCTAGCTAACCCCAGAAATTGCCTTACttgcttaagatttttttttttgttcggttGAATCAATTAAGGCACGCACTTTCTGATGACTTGGCCTATCCTGACCTTTACTAATCGTACGACCCAGGTAGGTAGGTTCAATAGTGGTAGCTAAAAACGagcattcctttattatttgcttttcaagcaaatctgttattatgtcacgaccacggatcgtttcagcgtgtgagagttgatatgaccgattatacacaggaatgctggatttaagtttaattgacatGCTGCCTATGTTTACGGTTGATGTAGCAGTTCCCGTAACAATGTACCgagagaattcattaattatcctcttagtaaccctctctaaatagttacctaccagaggtgtatcaattgtcatcgaaacatcagactgaacaatcatcaccattcattcataaaatatgtgcatgATTCGAGCCTAGATAACTTAACGCCCTCACTATTTGATAAACTCCCTGACAACCGTTCGATTTTGGGTCTCTTACTACACAAAGCTTCTTTTTGCCCCAACTGCCCACAGAAAAAGCACCTGATATTACTCAGATTACGTTTACGTGAATACTCCAGAGATCGTCTATCTGTCGTAACGTTTCACAATTCCGAACGCGAGCATAGTTGTCTCGAAATACTaattgtatttggtttaacatagattgaaaagaattcgACTAAATCATTCGGAAATAGTTTAGCATTTGTCGCCGTAGCCCTAATATTTGGATCAGTAAGCAAAGTAACGACCGGCGTACATATTACGCGTACGTTGGATGGTGATCGGAATTCTTAGtcataacttcaaacaatattccagCAAAATCTGGTACTTCAGGACATAAAGGTTTGAATTCCTTCTTAGAATTGGTCCAACTACGGTAGCTAGACACCCATTCATTGAGCCAAGATTTCGCATCccctaacaaacaatttcctattcgcgaaaggcattctaaatcattccaattgtttaaaactttcgcgCAATCAACTTATATGCACCAATCGTCAAAGTTGTGTAGATTTGGGTCAAAGttcgaaatatagtaataccgaGATTTTTCAGCCGTACTAATTGATCTGATGGCACTAGCAATGCAATCGGTAACACTCGCCTGTACTAATTCCAACGGTATACCCGCGTCGCCTACTTGTCGTGATCGAGCGAGGTCTCGGATCctgatgatgataacattCTGAATGGTAGCTTCACGTCAAGTCACATGCGTCGGAGAAACCAGATGCCCTATCGACGATAATTCACGCATTCTATAGGGTACACGACGATCGGAAACGCGAGATATATCGcggacgcgcgttggtgtctgCAACTGTCGTGATGACTGCCTATTACAAACGCTACCTTTGTAACGCAATTCCTCATAGTCGTGTGAATTCACCGACGCGCGGCGCGGCATGGACGAAGCCCTTGTTTTCGCCTCTAACGTTTTAAGACGAGACATCATTGCCTCCATATCAAGTCTCAACATGTTATTCTCATCAAAGGATTGCTCACGGGAACTATTACCCTGACTCTAGCTACGATCACGACGAGGATTACTATCAAGACCACTGCGGCTACAATTGCGTTCACGTTCagacattttagtaacaaaataaaataattaaataagtatgatcgctagaaattaacgtatcaacaaacaaacgcaataaaagcttactcaccgcttaatcaaagtaattaacacaaattaatattctcgataataacgtaacacgatatttaaaataactcagtgtctaaaaaaaagttataatgaaatatttaacaaaacacaaaaaaaaatgatgtgtgggtaaattgaaataacaaggccttaccaaacggggttctcaaggtacgtatcgcacttctgatcttagaaacaaggtaagaattgactttttaaaaaataacattcgatacaattccaccgcaaatttattaaatttacacaaaaataaaaacaattctaaatgaataactttcaactatcttgatttaaactaatcgttaaatgtaatccgaatataacacaatcgaaagatttaaacacacttctaaaatctactaacgactaaactatcacaccaacgcgcgttacgaacgaaaaagagccctgatgtcctctgacaactgcttatatgtcgtttgagtctctcctaccctctcatgttcctacattgattctctcctaccctctcatattcctacaatatggtataaaatatatatggtataaaatatatatggtataaaatatatatggtataaaatatatatggtataaaatatatatggtataaaatatatatggtataaaatatatatggtataaaatatatatggtataaaatatatatggtataaaatatatatggtataaaatatatatggtataaaatatatatggtataaaataaatatggtataaaactaaattattattcagtgTACTATTAATCATGtttgaaaatacatacatacttaaattataatggctaagattttcgcgtgtatacgtttaaaattaagCCGTGTTTACTATATTTACACTGTAATCGAAACGGcgggaaaatttaaatatagaataaatatatcgaaTAGTTTTCCAAAAacctagttttatatataaattgtattgtattaaatatacttaataaaaaatatagttcttgctggttttatgaataaaacaaaaaaaaaatattaaagtttataatatttaaaaagcaagAATCTCTTTTGTATTACTAAGATCTTTGTCGTCTGCTTCCAGTTTCATCATTTTCGTGTTATCATCATTTTTGTTCACATCCGTAATGTTTCTCTTCTTTATTAGAACACGTTTCTTTTTAACACCTTTACATTTcgctttgaatattttctccaTTTCTAAAACGTCCTTTCTGCTTATCGTCCAATCTATTATAGATGTTTCTGCCTTTATCAGTAAATTATCTCCTTCATTATGTTGTGGGATCTCTATTTTCATAATGTTCATGACTTTCTCTAACACGTCATCCACATAGTAGTTTATAACTAAATCCGCTTTGTTatcctaaaatttatttacaaacattttaattcagtGTCATGTAACCATCAAGGTATGTTAGCACAcacctacatatatacaaactgtgataattaattgattcttCATTAAGAAATTACTGTTATcgcatacatacattttcaataaaactttttttataatattatatataaatacaggaTGTCTAAATCATCAGTAAGTTTTCACCGAGTTACATCTGTGACACTCACATGTTTTGTCGGCTGCAAATTGCATATAACCAATTTTCCACCATATTTCACAGTATCCAATGGTAGGTTACCGCTTGGCACAATTTGTAGGGTTGTACCTAAACATATACTCAAGTCAGCGACACTGgaacaattaaaaagaaatgaaacaaatcttaattaagatttaaatataattgaacttTAGTTAACAAACTAGAACTTATTagaatgatattaataataacacaatattGTCTTAAAAATTTGGTAATAAAATCCATTTCAATTCCTATATATCACCTGGAATGCCACTCGGCCATTAACAAATCATTTTCCGGCAGACTGTGCTCCCAATCCAATACTCCGTCATACAAACGACCTCTACAGGGTCTACCACCGGCATGAGCGGAAGCACAAGGCACTCCGCTGCATTTCTTACCAACCGTTTCAACGGGACTGCTTCTTACAAACTGtctgaaattataacaattacaaGTTATTATAGAAGTCAATATTAATCAGTTACGGATATTGTTTGTGGGAAAAATCTCAATAGATTTAAagataactaatattttcgttttattattttgaactacACACTTTTGATGTTTCGGGTACTTTGCAGCATTCTCGATCACGGACGGACAAGATGAGAATTtctgttcaaaataataaaataatggagagtaattagaaaatattagttttcttttaatgatattattacttaaaacattttttcaaactaaattaattattataatggtgTCTAAGGTTTTTAGGATGTAActggattttatattaacatttttctggCAATTCAATTACTTTACATCATCTGTGATATATGGCTGGAGAGACGGAAGTATCTTATAAAtcttatgtttgtatgtatgaaaataatttttaaatcaggtTTTTCAACATTAATCTCggtaaataaactatttggATGTTCAAATTAATGCCGATCTAAGAttgagttatttaaattactcacTTTTTACACAGGTTACATTCATCAATGAACATATTGCCATGCAGTTCCGACAGGTATTTCCTTGGTAACCCTGACTTCAAATGCAGACCGTCAATGTTTTGGCTGATTATGTACTGAACTTTGTTGCATTCGACTAGATTTTTTAGTATCATGTGTGTTTTTGTTGGTTTAGCATCGGTAAATGATATGTTAATTGAGGGCTTCTTACCCTTCTTTTCTAACGTCCACACGCCGTTTGGCCCTCTGAAATATTGTCAAAAATCAACAGTTGTTGTaaagaaatgttaatattattgattattaaagttaaacatttttaataagaaccaGGATATAAATCTGTATAATTAGGTAGTTTCGAAAACGCTAGTCAcattgctttttattaaaaattctaaaggaagaataatttaacaagAACTAGTTGAGAATTTTATTGACTGATAAAAAAtggatttgttttaaatatatacaactttCATGAAAGTAAATCAATGATAGATTTTACCTGAAATCTGGAATCCCAGCTGTGGTACTTATACCAGCCCCAGTGTGAACTACTATGTGTTTACTTGTTTCTATAAGTTCCGCTAAGATTTTACACTTCTCATTTAATTTCTCTATAGAGTCAAATTTCtaaaagaaacatatttttgtcatttataaatcaaaagtttgttaatatcaatagtaatataacatttattagcTTACCTCAGGTATACCGAGAACTCCTTTATCTTCATATGGCGAAAGGCCCTCCGCATAATTACAggacatttttattcttataacaaAGTTACaagatatatgaatatttattcattaaaatgtatttttcgaACCCcacaatacttttaataacattaaataaaagttataaattatgatttaaatcgTAGTTGTAGATAGATGATaaactttttgaatatagCAAACTCATTCATAAAGTCAAAATAAttgttctatattaaaataaaaaaatcgattttatataattctcaaACAACATTCTTAGTCTTCTTTGCCTTTTTGTACTTAATACTCCCcacttttatttaagtattaccacacgttatttaaaataaaattgccaCTTAATAAAAAGGAAGCGACAagttatgattatttaaagttatatctacatatgtgtaaaaataatgcagtttgaatgtaaaaaaatgacttaaattttagtcaatgttcttaatgatataaattatgttgatcaaaatacaattgaagattcattgttattttaatggagCATCGAAATCTCTTCTGATACGTCAAATCTGTGAAGCGTCAAAATTTTACGGCTTGAGTCTTGACGCTTATGTCGTTTAcgtttgcattttatttaatgatagttTTTGTCCTCATTCAAAGTAttacactttatttataagttaaccATTATGAATCGTAGAAGGGCACATGAAGAAGAAGACGGTTATGgtaaatgaaatgaattttaggttaatttttatatacgaaaacTGTCTTAGTTGCGGcttcatttaatgttttcttatttgaaattacagAACGTCTGCATAGAAAACGCCGGAGGGTTTCAGAAAATCAAGAAATTGAGGATAGATTAGAATCCCTTATTTTAAGAGTAGGAGAGAAAAGTAGTTCTAGCTTAGAGAGCAATTTAGAAGGCTTGGCGAGT is a window from the Danaus plexippus chromosome 19, MEX_DaPlex, whole genome shotgun sequence genome containing:
- the LOC116768121 gene encoding NAD-dependent protein deacetylase Sirt6; this encodes MSCNYAEGLSPYEDKGVLGIPEKFDSIEKLNEKCKILAELIETSKHIVVHTGAGISTTAGIPDFRGPNGVWTLEKKGKKPSINISFTDAKPTKTHMILKNLVECNKVQYIISQNIDGLHLKSGLPRKYLSELHGNMFIDECNLCKKQFVRSSPVETVGKKCSGVPCASAHAGGRPCRGRLYDGVLDWEHSLPENDLLMAEWHSSVADLSICLGTTLQIVPSGNLPLDTVKYGGKLVICNLQPTKHDNKADLVINYYVDDVLEKVMNIMKIEIPQHNEGDNLLIKAETSIIDWTISRKDVLEMEKIFKAKCKGVKKKRVLIKKRNITDVNKNDDNTKMMKLEADDKDLSNTKEILAF